One window of Saprospiraceae bacterium genomic DNA carries:
- a CDS encoding T9SS type A sorting domain-containing protein — protein sequence MKLNLLVLITLSIFIANSNNAQSNFKLTSTDYVGAFSKDLTNDWTTGWTNFDPKNTNYPDPTDTTTLNGMLSSLAIPGEKNIDGGTTLTLDASKVYLLKGFVVVRNGGKLVIPAGTIIRAIADLNASPKNYASIIVERGGKIEITGDRNNPVVISSAKAAGSRERGDWGGLLIAGRSIHNLWNAGTDAVQMEGFNNVTFDANLARFGGTDPLDNSGIISYLRLEFGGLAFENNKEINALTLGSVGSGTVINHVQASYSNDDSFEWFGGSVNSSHLIAWKGTDDDFDTDNGYNGISQFGIGVRDSSYYDLTYALPSGSSTSEGFESDNEATGTANLTGPYTSGVFSNYTMVGPVPVGTKYTDLNSVARSAFRRGARIRRNSSLRIVNSIFMGYRNFLMIDGDSCVRNTNYPGALSLVNPNTPVDVKSKQISFANNLIVNTGSAYTTAGDTTANGLVEVSRGAGCGPKLNALTNWLRSGGDLANNIDPVPFTMGTVLINPLAASTTPDFRPVSIISPACEGANFNNNPVLNNLVSTHEEIENAKYQAVYPNPVENGILNFGHEVLSFGIFDLSGKLILHGFDSDHAKVNGLPQGIYLIKLEGRIQKFIVQ from the coding sequence ATGAAATTGAATTTACTTGTACTTATTACATTGTCGATTTTTATTGCAAATAGCAATAATGCACAAAGTAATTTTAAACTTACATCCACAGATTATGTGGGTGCGTTCTCTAAGGACCTAACGAATGATTGGACAACAGGCTGGACCAATTTTGATCCAAAAAACACGAATTATCCAGATCCAACAGACACAACCACATTGAATGGGATGTTGTCAAGTTTGGCAATACCTGGAGAAAAAAATATTGACGGAGGGACAACACTTACCTTGGATGCATCAAAAGTGTATTTGCTTAAAGGATTTGTAGTCGTAAGAAACGGCGGTAAATTGGTAATACCAGCGGGTACCATTATCCGTGCAATAGCAGATTTAAATGCATCCCCTAAGAATTATGCATCCATAATTGTAGAGCGGGGAGGAAAAATAGAAATAACGGGTGATAGAAATAATCCCGTTGTAATCAGTTCGGCAAAAGCAGCAGGCAGTCGTGAACGAGGAGACTGGGGAGGCCTATTGATCGCAGGAAGATCCATACATAATTTATGGAATGCAGGCACAGATGCCGTTCAAATGGAAGGATTTAACAATGTAACATTTGATGCAAATTTGGCTCGATTTGGAGGAACAGATCCACTTGACAATTCAGGGATCATAAGTTATCTGAGATTGGAATTTGGAGGTTTGGCATTTGAAAATAATAAAGAGATCAATGCATTGACATTGGGTTCAGTAGGATCTGGTACCGTAATCAATCATGTTCAGGCATCTTATTCAAATGATGATTCATTTGAATGGTTTGGAGGTTCAGTAAATTCGAGCCATTTGATTGCATGGAAAGGAACAGATGATGATTTTGATACAGACAACGGATACAATGGAATTAGCCAATTTGGAATAGGAGTACGCGATTCATCATATTATGATTTGACGTACGCATTGCCATCTGGATCATCAACATCAGAAGGATTTGAAAGCGATAATGAAGCAACAGGAACTGCAAATTTAACTGGACCCTATACAAGTGGTGTATTTTCAAATTATACGATGGTAGGTCCCGTTCCGGTAGGTACAAAATATACTGACTTAAATTCAGTAGCAAGATCAGCATTCCGTCGAGGAGCACGAATCAGAAGGAATTCCAGTTTAAGAATCGTCAATAGCATCTTCATGGGCTATAGAAATTTTTTAATGATAGATGGAGATAGTTGTGTACGAAATACAAATTATCCTGGAGCATTGTCATTGGTAAATCCAAATACACCAGTAGATGTAAAAAGCAAACAAATTTCATTTGCAAATAATTTAATAGTCAATACAGGATCTGCATATACAACAGCAGGTGATACCACAGCAAATGGATTGGTAGAAGTATCACGTGGAGCAGGTTGTGGACCCAAATTGAATGCACTGACAAATTGGTTAAGAAGTGGAGGAGATTTAGCAAATAATATTGATCCGGTGCCATTTACAATGGGTACCGTATTGATAAATCCATTGGCTGCTTCAACAACTCCAGATTTTCGTCCGGTGTCCATTATTTCGCCAGCATGTGAAGGCGCTAATTTTAATAACAATCCGGTATTAAATAATCTTGTTAGTACGCATGAAGAAATTGAAAATGCTAAATATCAGGCTGTATATCCAAACCCTGTAGAAAATGGCATTTTAAATTTTGGACATGAAGTACTTTCCTTTGGTATATTTGATCTTTCAGGAAAATTAATACTTCATGGATTTGATTCAGACCATGCAAAGGTGAATGGATTGCCACAAGGAATTTACTTAATCAAATTGGAAGGCAGAATTCAAAAATTTATTGTACAATAA
- a CDS encoding TonB-dependent receptor, with protein sequence MKLTQMNLNYKKSNFLLVFLFPILSSFSISQNLSIISGKIIDKTNGEALIGATIILEGTTKGAVTDIEGNFKLTVEPGTYTVNIRYIGYEPGIIKIETKSDEVIHLDFAMEEARALSLNEVVVSATLEKSSDVAMNIELRKAALIASGITASEIRKTPDRTVGDILKRVTGASIQEGRFAIIRGMNDRYNAGYLDGALLSSTESDRKAFAFDVVPANLIDNLMIVKAGSAELIGDFGGGVIKINTKSVPDKLVQNISVGAQYHSLTTFNDFKQFKTYASEKLNFLSEERNIPSFEEGALILSSTFPSSADKIRLGAISKTFNNDWSSSSINVTPNARLAYSIGFPIQLNDYRKLGVIFALNYSNTRRISGNEINSYDGAGQVSGFTDKSYLRNITTGGIFNLNYIGANTQINFHNLLNINTDNNSIYRTGTANFTDVLTVQNTANVINYNRLYNGIASLKQLIGDSILCVNASLSYSNVHREIPDYRIASYFKLPDFPSYQLTLGDFFNSSTGRFASNLDENLYSGTIELTKKIRTSNIKTEFKTGYYFQTRNRTFEGRSFVYGGTPNETTLNPEIDLGSKNIDATKLFLIEKTSNDLAYYRGKSFVSAFYGSVDQNYFNRFRAIYGLRFEDIDLNVDNQKVNAPIADIKKMSILPSVNLTYSLNEKTNIRASYFSSVNRPEFRELAPFAFYVFDKNAEIRGNNDLKIANLRNFDIRYEFYPQGGQLISIGGFYKSIENPIELSLDITQAQTTFTFHNEKESRIYGIELELKKKLDFIGRSDLFRDFAVYSNFSIIHSELSFKEGSQAKSNRPLQGQSPYIINARLQYENPNNGWSCNIGLNRVGRRIAYVGVDPKYGNTRQDIYEEPRTVVDLQVGKTFNNINIKLTLGDLLHKDLIYYQDVNNDGKYTSSNLQNSDRLMFIFSNGFTSTLNLSYSF encoded by the coding sequence ATGAAATTAACGCAAATGAACCTAAACTACAAGAAAAGCAATTTTCTTTTGGTTTTTTTATTCCCAATATTGAGTTCTTTTTCAATATCGCAGAACCTCAGTATTATTTCTGGAAAAATAATTGATAAAACCAATGGAGAAGCATTGATTGGAGCAACAATAATTTTAGAAGGAACTACAAAAGGAGCTGTTACCGATATCGAAGGAAATTTTAAACTAACAGTTGAACCTGGCACCTATACGGTTAATATCCGATATATTGGTTATGAACCAGGAATCATCAAAATTGAAACAAAATCAGATGAAGTAATTCATCTTGATTTTGCAATGGAAGAGGCAAGAGCTCTTTCATTGAATGAAGTCGTTGTATCGGCTACACTTGAAAAATCAAGTGATGTAGCCATGAACATCGAATTACGAAAAGCAGCTCTAATCGCTAGTGGAATAACAGCTTCCGAAATTCGAAAAACCCCAGACCGCACCGTAGGGGATATACTTAAACGAGTTACAGGTGCTTCCATTCAGGAAGGACGTTTTGCAATTATTCGCGGCATGAACGATCGGTATAATGCCGGTTATTTGGATGGCGCTTTGTTATCTTCTACGGAATCGGATCGTAAGGCATTTGCTTTTGACGTGGTTCCTGCAAATTTAATTGATAATTTAATGATCGTCAAAGCAGGTTCTGCAGAATTAATAGGCGATTTTGGTGGGGGTGTAATTAAGATTAATACCAAATCTGTTCCTGATAAATTGGTCCAAAATATATCTGTAGGCGCTCAATACCATTCGCTTACAACATTTAATGACTTTAAACAATTTAAAACCTATGCATCTGAAAAGTTGAACTTTTTGAGCGAAGAGCGAAATATTCCAAGTTTTGAAGAGGGTGCTTTAATATTATCTTCTACTTTTCCAAGCAGTGCAGATAAAATCAGGTTGGGTGCTATATCTAAAACATTTAATAATGATTGGTCAAGTAGTTCAATTAATGTAACTCCCAATGCCCGATTAGCATATTCAATTGGATTTCCAATTCAATTGAATGATTATAGAAAATTAGGTGTGATATTTGCTTTAAATTATTCCAATACACGTAGAATATCTGGAAACGAGATCAATTCGTATGATGGTGCTGGACAGGTATCGGGATTTACTGATAAATCCTATCTTAGGAATATCACCACGGGTGGAATTTTCAATTTGAATTATATAGGTGCGAATACGCAAATTAATTTTCATAATTTATTGAACATTAATACAGACAATAATTCAATTTACAGAACGGGTACTGCAAATTTTACAGATGTTCTAACGGTTCAAAATACAGCTAACGTAATAAATTATAATCGACTATACAATGGCATAGCTTCTTTGAAACAACTTATTGGAGATAGTATATTATGTGTAAATGCTTCTTTGAGCTATTCAAACGTACATCGTGAAATACCGGATTACCGAATTGCAAGTTATTTCAAATTGCCTGATTTTCCATCTTACCAATTAACATTAGGTGATTTCTTTAATTCTAGTACCGGACGATTTGCATCCAACCTGGATGAAAATTTATACAGTGGAACAATTGAACTCACTAAGAAAATCAGAACTTCTAATATTAAAACTGAATTTAAAACAGGTTATTATTTTCAAACCAGGAACAGAACATTTGAAGGAAGAAGTTTTGTATATGGGGGTACACCCAATGAGACTACTTTAAACCCTGAAATTGATTTGGGTTCAAAGAATATTGATGCAACAAAATTATTCCTTATAGAAAAAACATCAAACGACCTTGCGTATTATAGAGGTAAATCTTTTGTAAGTGCATTTTATGGTTCGGTTGATCAGAATTATTTCAATAGATTCAGAGCAATTTATGGATTGCGTTTTGAAGATATTGATTTGAATGTAGACAATCAAAAAGTGAATGCGCCAATAGCAGACATTAAGAAAATGTCTATTTTACCTTCTGTAAACCTCACCTATTCATTGAATGAAAAAACGAATATAAGAGCAAGTTATTTCTCTTCAGTAAACAGACCTGAGTTTCGTGAACTTGCACCTTTTGCCTTTTACGTATTTGATAAAAATGCCGAGATCAGGGGGAATAATGATTTGAAGATTGCAAATCTTAGGAATTTTGATATTCGTTATGAATTTTATCCTCAAGGCGGACAGTTGATTTCAATTGGTGGTTTTTATAAATCAATTGAAAATCCTATTGAACTGAGCTTGGATATTACTCAAGCTCAAACAACATTTACTTTTCACAATGAAAAAGAATCAAGAATTTACGGTATTGAGCTTGAATTGAAAAAGAAATTGGACTTTATTGGAAGATCTGATTTATTCAGAGACTTTGCGGTTTATTCCAATTTTTCAATAATACATTCTGAACTGAGTTTTAAAGAGGGCTCACAAGCTAAGTCTAACAGGCCATTGCAAGGACAATCACCCTATATTATTAATGCGAGACTCCAGTATGAAAATCCAAACAATGGATGGTCTTGTAATATCGGTCTTAATAGAGTAGGACGTAGGATTGCTTATGTGGGTGTTGATCCAAAATATGGTAATACACGACAAGATATTTATGAAGAACCCCGCACCGTAGTGGATTTACAAGTGGGTAAAACATTTAATAATATCAACATCAAGTTGACTTTAGGGGATTTATTGCATAAAGATTTAATTTATTATCAGGATGTAAATAATGATGGTAAATACACTTCTTCAAATTTGCAAAATTCTGATAGGTTGATGTTCATTTTTAGCAATGGATTTACCTCGACATTAAATCTTAGCTATTCATTTTAA